The DNA region GAGTCGACGAGGACGTCGAGATGCTCGGCGACGGGGGCGTCGATCTGGTGTTCACGCCGAGCGTAGAGACCATGTACGCCGGCACTCCGCTCGTGACCGTCGATCCCGGGCCGTTGGCCAGGCGCTGGGAGGGAGAGGTACGACCCGGCCACTTCGCCGGTGTTGCCACGATCGTCACGAAACTCTTCGGAATCATCCGTCCCGACCTCGCGTTCTTCGGCGAGAAGGACTTTCAGCAGCTGACCATTCTCAAGCGCATGGCGCTCGACCTGGACCTGGGAGTGGGAGTGATTGGCTGTCCGGTAGTGCGCGACATCGACGGCTTGGCGCTTTCGAGTCGTAACGCGTACCTGTCCGTCGATGAACGCGACTACGCGCTCGCGCTACCCGAGGCGCTGGAGGCCGCTGCGCAGGCGCTGGCCTGGGGGGAGCATGACGCGACAGCGCTCGGCATCGTCATGCGCGAGGCGGCCGGAACGCGCGCGCCCGGTGCGCTGACGCTCGACTACGCAGCGATCGTCGACCCCGAGACGCTTGAGCCGCTCGAGACCGTCGACCGCCCCGCGCGCGCGATTATCGCTGGCCGCGTGGGCAAGACTCGCCTGATCGACAACTGTGCGCTTGCGC from Coriobacteriia bacterium includes:
- the panC gene encoding pantoate--beta-alanine ligase, coding for MERIASKDEMRAAIAEARRGGKTVGLVPTMGALHRGHLSLVAAARERTDVVVVSIFVNPTQFAPGEDFESYPRRVDEDVEMLGDGGVDLVFTPSVETMYAGTPLVTVDPGPLARRWEGEVRPGHFAGVATIVTKLFGIIRPDLAFFGEKDFQQLTILKRMALDLDLGVGVIGCPVVRDIDGLALSSRNAYLSVDERDYALALPEALEAAAQALAWGEHDATALGIVMREAAGTRAPGALTLDYAAIVDPETLEPLETVDRPARAIIAGRVGKTRLIDNCALAPSPGGAE